One Vigna unguiculata cultivar IT97K-499-35 chromosome 7, ASM411807v1, whole genome shotgun sequence genomic region harbors:
- the LOC114189912 gene encoding uncharacterized protein LOC114189912 — MPHDYNFKNRPPSVPLEQWKILIKFWKSDIAKVRCEKNKISRAKFTSVHTTGTKTFAEIRYEEMMKNIDGREPSRAEMFIMTHKPKNEETKKIILKLEDAISSHSIEPEKNSTRDDVFSQVFGKDRHGYVRTYGKGVSPSDLWGSNSRVGIQKLIDEVQRNAQVELQSMKNRMQEEMEIKLKEQVKEQVETKLKEQLEAMKVELLNNFKIAFTQIPSYAPEVMVSNLNKEEVDIEDDPTLKMMDNDDNISHKVIEDPTSELVEKNAHALIFPFTHTSPRRKKGKSAEN; from the exons atgCCACATGATTACAACTTCAAAAATCGACCCCCAAGTGTTCCACTTGAGCAGTGGaaaattcttattaaattttggaAATCTGACATAGCTAAG gtTCGCtgtgagaaaaataaaataagcagAGCAAAATTTACTTCTGTACATACCACAGGAACAAAAACCTTTGCTGAAATACGATATGAAGAG ATGATGAAAAATATTGATGGAAGAGAGCCATCTCGTGCAGAAATGTTCATCATGACACATAAGCCTAAAAATGAGGAAACCAAAAAGATTATT tTAAAGCTTGAGGATGCAATTTCTTCGCATTCAATAGAACCAGAGAAAAACTCAACCCGAGATGATGTATTTTCCCAAGTCTTTGGAAAAGATCGACATGGTTATGTGCGCACATATGGAAAAGGGGTTTCACCTTCCGATCTATGGGGATCTAACTCCCGAGTTggaatacaaaaattaattgatgAAGTTCAAAGGAATGCTCAGGTTGAACTACAAAGCATGAAAAACAGAATGCAAGAGGAAATGGAAATAAAGCTAAAAGAGCAAGTGAAGGAGCAAGTGGAAACCAAACTAAAAGAGCAACTAGAAGCAATGAAAGTTGAGCTTCTAAACAACTTCAAAATCGCTTTTACTCAAATCCCAAGTTATGCTCCAGAAGTAATGGtttcaaatttgaataaagAGGAGGTGGACATTGAAGATGATCCAACATTGAAGATGATGGATAATGATGACAACATCTCTCATAaag TTATTGAAGATCCTACAAGTGAGCTCGTAGAGAAAAATGCACATGCCTTGATCTTTCCATTCACTCATACTAGCCCCaggagaaaaaaaggaaaaagtgcAGAAAACTAA